One Mya arenaria isolate MELC-2E11 chromosome 7, ASM2691426v1 genomic window carries:
- the LOC128241614 gene encoding complement C1q-like protein 3 has protein sequence MRSMILLPALMAVCAVPSAANFMKFGNLVVPGMVKRHEVPFAAFSAGLTTMQHNITDKSNVQFDKVFINSGNGYDPSTGVFTCNHDGVYVFIYHGLSESAGTLWLDLYKNDEYQITGYAHNNNDWAAASNAMLLQLAENDRVSVQAHGSSNLYGLTDEVYATFSGFILIPLGQGHDHVGGR, from the exons ATGCGGTCTATGATTCTCCTTCCCGCGCTGATGGCTGTCTGCGCCGTCCCTTCCGCTGCAAACTTCATGAAGTTCGGAAATCTTG TGGTCCCCGGGATGGTGAAGCGGCACGAGGTCCCGTTCGCCGCGTTCTCAGCAGGTCTTACCACGATGCAACACAACATCACTGACAAATCCAACGTCCAGTTCGACAAAGTGTTCATAAACTCAG GCAACGGCTATGACCCGAGCACGGGCGTGTTCACATGCAACCATGATGGCGTCTACGTCTTCATTTACCACGGACTCTCAGAATCG GCAGGTACTCTGTGGTTGGACCTGTACAAGAACGACGAGTACCAGATCACCGGATATGCTCACAACAACAACGACTGGGCCGCCGCCAGCAACGCCATGCTGCTACAGCTGGCTGAAA ATGACCGTGTTTCCGTACAAGCGCATGGCTCCAGCAATCTATACGGACTGACGGACGAAGTCTATGCCACTTTCTCTGGATTTATTCTTATTCCTCTCGGTCAAGGACATGATCACGTAGGCGGCCGATAA
- the LOC128240983 gene encoding complement C1q-like protein 2 gives MKGILIILILHFFTHFSTSEVPNNDENDTETLEASVHIGGSASNILNRLSELENKVARLEGENSKLQKAVTSLVFKPQQDAEAAPTFVAESTAFHAYLSTDVNLNSHDVIKFDVEGTDTMNSYGVNTGIFTANAVGLYVFTITIHSGVRSYVGAEIVVNGVVQGEAFADSEEITDTHSSSATTVVQMAAGDQAWVRRGADSQSVLWSHPSRGRSTFTGWLLL, from the exons ATGAAAGGAATACTTATCATTTTAATTCTTCACTTCTTTACGCATTTCTCAACATCCGAGGTACCGAACAACGATGAAAATGATACAGAAACGCTGGAAGCTTCCGTACACATAGGAGGTTCGgcttcaaatattttgaaccGATTATCCGAGTTAGAAAATAAAGTGGCCCGTCTTGAGGGTGAGAATTCTAAGTTACAGAAAGCGGTGACTAGCCTTGTCTTCAAGCCACAGCAGGACGCTG AAGCGGCTCCGACGTTTGTCGCTGAGTCCACAGCCTTCCACGCGTACCTGAGTACAGACGTCAACCTAAACTCACATGACGTAATAAAGTTCGACGTCGAG GGAACGGATACCATGAACAGCTACGGCGTAAATACCGGGATATTCACCGCTAATGCTGTCGGACTCTACGTCTTCACGATCACAATCCACTCCGGCGTCCGTTCTTACGTCGGCGCGGAGATAGTCGTTAACGGCGTCGTCCAGGGTGAAGCGTTCGCTGACTCGGAGGAAATTACCGACACACACTCTTCAAGCGCGACGACCGTCGTCCAGATGGCCGCCGGAGATCAGGCCTGGGTTCGACGGGGGGCGGACAGTCAGTCGGTGCTGTGGAGTCACCCTTCCCGCGGACGTTCGACGTTTACAGGATGGCTCCTCCTCTAG
- the LOC128241615 gene encoding complement C1q tumor necrosis factor-related protein 3-like yields MLKSLILVCVALAAGSWARNVDEWEALMLPSESAPTCHCGTPAFYAYLGGDVSLNAHAVIMFNVEETDTSNSYNILNGRFTAPVSGVYVFSFTIYSSLKSYVGAELIVNDVIKGEAFADSEEINDTHSASATIVVQMTAGQQAYVRRGLNSQSGMWSHASRGRSSFSGWLLR; encoded by the exons ATGCTCAAGTCTCTAATATTGGTGTGTGTGGCGCTTGCAGCCGGCTCCTGGGCGCGCAATGTTGACGAGTGGGAAGCACTGATGCTGCCTTCAG AATCAGCACCGACGTGTCATTGTGGGACCCCTGCTTTCTACGCGTATCTAGGCGGGGACGTCAGCCTCAACGCACATGCCGTCATTATGTTCAACGTTGAG GAAACGGACACCAGTAACAGCTACAACATACTCAACGGGCGCTTCACCGCTCCCGTTAGCGGCGTCTACGtcttttcttttacaatataCTCCAGCCTTAAATCTTACGTCGGCGCCGAGTTAATAGTTAATGACGTCATCAAGGGTGAAGCGTTTGCGGACTCGGAAGAGATCAACGACACGCACTCCGCTAGCGCAACGATCGTTGTCCAGATGACCGCCGGGCAGCAAGCGTATGTCCGCCGGGGATTGAACAGCCAGTCGGGTATGTGGAGCCACGCATCCCGCGGACGTTCATCGTTTTCCGGTTGGCTTCTTCGCTAA